The following are encoded together in the Pseudoalteromonas shioyasakiensis genome:
- a CDS encoding aminotransferase class I/II-fold pyridoxal phosphate-dependent enzyme: protein MAFDFIAEHLVNRQADALLRKRQLVEQSSGRFIQVAGKQYLNFASNDYLGFADDFIEIQAQHLGSHSSALVNGYNKPQQQLEQRLCELLGYESAMLFNSGFSANSSVLKALFQDKSVAQSSAIFQDKLNHASLIDGGLHSAAAMVRFNHNDLRHLESRLQKSKAKHKLIVSEGVFSMDGDQAPIEALCKLAKQYNAWLMIDDAHGFGVLGEQGLGSCEAIKPDLLIITFGKALASSGACLLASKQMIDYMLQFNREYIYSTAMSPLMASCTLERLEKLLLKADQKRSQLTENIAYFRELAKEHNLALMESTTAIQPLVLGDAEHTLAVANKLKDKGVWLTAIRPPTVPFNTARLRVTISSAHHPDDIKMLVNSLVECL, encoded by the coding sequence ATGGCTTTTGATTTTATTGCCGAGCATCTTGTTAACCGACAAGCAGATGCATTACTGAGAAAGCGCCAACTTGTTGAGCAATCAAGTGGGCGCTTTATTCAGGTTGCAGGTAAACAGTATTTAAATTTTGCCAGTAATGACTACCTTGGCTTTGCTGATGATTTTATTGAAATACAAGCGCAGCATCTAGGTAGCCACAGTTCAGCATTAGTGAATGGTTATAATAAACCACAACAACAGCTTGAGCAGCGTTTATGCGAGTTATTAGGCTATGAAAGTGCCATGTTATTTAACAGCGGATTTAGTGCTAATAGCAGCGTATTAAAAGCATTGTTTCAAGATAAAAGCGTGGCGCAATCATCGGCAATTTTTCAAGATAAGCTTAATCATGCCAGCCTAATTGATGGTGGTCTTCATTCTGCAGCTGCCATGGTCCGGTTTAATCATAACGACCTTAGGCATTTAGAATCTCGGTTACAAAAGTCAAAAGCAAAGCATAAGCTCATAGTAAGCGAAGGGGTGTTTTCGATGGATGGCGATCAAGCTCCCATTGAAGCGCTCTGTAAACTCGCTAAGCAATACAACGCGTGGCTGATGATTGACGATGCCCATGGCTTTGGCGTATTAGGTGAGCAAGGCTTAGGCAGTTGTGAGGCAATCAAGCCTGATTTACTGATCATCACCTTTGGCAAGGCACTGGCAAGTAGTGGTGCTTGCCTGCTTGCATCAAAGCAAATGATTGATTACATGCTGCAGTTTAATCGTGAATACATATATTCAACGGCGATGTCACCACTGATGGCAAGTTGTACTCTTGAGCGACTCGAAAAGTTGTTACTAAAGGCTGACCAAAAACGCTCTCAGCTGACAGAGAATATTGCCTACTTTAGAGAGCTTGCCAAAGAGCATAACTTAGCATTAATGGAATCAACAACGGCTATACAGCCTTTGGTATTGGGTGATGCAGAACACACGCTAGCCGTTGCTAATAAGCTTAAAGATAAAGGCGTGTGGTTAACCGCTATTAGACCGCCAACGGTGCCTTTTAATACGGCACGACTTAGAGTAACCATAAGCAGCGCGCATCACCCTGACGATATAAAAATGCTGGTTAATTCGCTAGTGGAGTGTTTATGA
- a CDS encoding GFA family protein — translation MYQGSCLCGKVKVTVAGGIDSIIHCHCSLCRKNSGTAYATNGFIQRDGFNLTEGKQHLSAFEFKPGRIRYFCSCCGSPVYSENKDDPSRLRIRLGILDSDINERPISHNFVSSKANWDTFDSEIPCYDGFEPSRGK, via the coding sequence ATGTATCAAGGAAGTTGTTTATGCGGCAAAGTAAAAGTAACTGTTGCTGGTGGCATAGACTCAATTATTCATTGTCATTGTTCTTTATGTCGTAAAAACTCAGGCACAGCCTACGCAACCAATGGCTTTATTCAACGAGATGGATTTAACCTTACAGAAGGCAAGCAGCATCTAAGTGCCTTTGAATTTAAACCCGGTAGAATTCGTTATTTTTGTAGCTGTTGTGGCTCGCCTGTTTATAGCGAGAATAAAGATGACCCAAGCCGTTTACGTATTCGCTTAGGTATATTAGATAGCGATATAAACGAGCGCCCAATCAGCCATAACTTTGTAAGCTCTAAAGCAAACTGGGATACGTTTGACTCAGAAATTCCGTGCTATGATGGTTTTGAACCAAGTAGAGGCAAGTAA
- the htpX gene encoding protease HtpX yields MKRVFLFLLTNLAVMLVLGIVLSIVMSVLGISHRSLGGILVISTVFGFGGSFISLFMSKWMAKKSTGAHVIEQPRSETEQWLVSTVAAQAKKAGIAMPEVAIYDSPEMNAFATGPSKNNSLVAVSTGLLHNMNQDQAEAVLAHEVSHIANGDMVTLTLIQGVVNTFVIFMAKVLAGIVDNFLNSDEEEGGSSWTYFLFDMIFQMLFGVLASVIVAYYSRKREFSADAGAAKLVGADKMRSALERLKQNHPSQLEGSMMAFGIASGKGVAELFSSHPPLDERINALR; encoded by the coding sequence ATGAAGCGTGTATTTTTGTTTCTACTGACTAACTTAGCGGTAATGCTAGTGTTAGGTATTGTGTTGTCTATTGTGATGAGCGTACTGGGTATTAGCCATCGCAGTTTAGGCGGCATTTTAGTTATCTCAACTGTATTTGGTTTTGGTGGCTCGTTTATTTCGTTATTTATGTCGAAATGGATGGCAAAAAAATCAACCGGTGCACATGTTATTGAACAACCTCGTTCTGAAACAGAACAATGGTTAGTTTCGACGGTAGCAGCGCAAGCGAAAAAAGCAGGTATCGCGATGCCAGAAGTGGCTATTTACGATAGCCCTGAAATGAATGCATTTGCGACCGGCCCAAGTAAGAACAACTCGCTGGTGGCTGTGAGCACAGGTTTATTACACAACATGAACCAAGATCAAGCTGAGGCGGTATTGGCTCATGAGGTATCTCACATTGCAAATGGTGACATGGTAACGCTTACTCTTATTCAAGGTGTAGTGAATACCTTTGTTATCTTTATGGCGAAAGTATTGGCAGGTATTGTTGATAACTTCCTTAATAGTGATGAAGAAGAGGGCGGTAGTAGCTGGACTTACTTCTTATTCGATATGATTTTCCAAATGTTATTTGGTGTTCTAGCAAGTGTGATTGTTGCTTACTATAGCCGTAAACGCGAATTCTCTGCGGATGCCGGTGCAGCTAAACTAGTAGGTGCAGATAAAATGCGTAGCGCTCTTGAGCGTTTAAAACAAAACCACCCATCACAACTAGAAGGTTCAATGATGGCATTTGGTATTGCAAGCGGTAAAGGTGTTGCCGAGTTATTCTCATCGCACCCACCACTTGATGAGCGTATTAACGCATTACGTTAA
- a CDS encoding methyltransferase domain-containing protein, with product MSVQLQAPLSFQHSNKLTTQTKFSKAAANYASHANVQKQAAAHLFKMMASKHQQGTCLDLGAGPLVNTAMLKTHFDTVLAMDLSHSMLSTEQSSRCLKVCADMDNLPLQQNSLDCVFSNFAMQWSADLKALLKSLFYSIKEGGKVYLSCVVDGSLKEIKQAFACLDEQNHINQFYCASHIIEYAKLAGFKLNFAADRCYIDAYNSPLDALRSIKAIGATSLQTKQKRQGLLTRQALNSVCKAYPLVDGHARVSYQVVLLELEK from the coding sequence ATGAGTGTTCAACTGCAAGCGCCTTTAAGCTTTCAACACAGTAATAAGCTAACAACACAAACTAAGTTTTCTAAAGCGGCTGCAAATTACGCGAGCCATGCTAATGTACAAAAACAAGCGGCTGCGCACTTATTCAAAATGATGGCAAGTAAACATCAGCAGGGTACTTGCCTTGACTTAGGTGCTGGGCCTTTAGTTAACACAGCAATGCTTAAAACACATTTTGATACTGTATTGGCAATGGACTTAAGTCATTCCATGCTTAGCACTGAGCAAAGCTCGCGTTGTTTAAAAGTGTGTGCTGATATGGATAACCTACCTTTACAGCAAAATTCGCTAGATTGTGTGTTTAGTAATTTTGCAATGCAATGGTCTGCTGATTTAAAAGCGCTACTTAAAAGTCTTTTTTATTCCATAAAAGAGGGCGGTAAGGTTTATTTAAGCTGTGTAGTAGATGGATCCCTTAAAGAGATCAAACAGGCATTCGCTTGTTTAGACGAGCAAAACCATATTAATCAGTTTTATTGTGCTAGTCACATTATTGAATATGCAAAATTGGCGGGGTTTAAACTCAATTTTGCAGCTGATAGATGTTATATAGATGCCTATAACTCTCCTTTAGATGCGCTGCGCTCAATAAAAGCGATTGGCGCTACATCACTGCAAACTAAGCAAAAACGCCAAGGGTTATTAACGAGGCAGGCACTTAATAGTGTTTGTAAGGCATACCCTCTGGTTGATGGGCATGCTAGAGTGAGCTATCAAGTTGTCCTTTTAGAACTAGAAAAATAG
- a CDS encoding GNAT family N-acetyltransferase, whose amino-acid sequence MSSHDDLAFDLRPIRHRDCQAIWDILKDPQVQTFNDYGTDITKGDVYDFIQGDIERFYNQQGIRLVIVLRSNGQVIGSVGIFNIIDGQGMLGFELSSQYFGKGIMQKVLDMLFEKLATFVPAPLNSVLALVNPNNSASVKLLTKCGFQQHDTHWVKYVS is encoded by the coding sequence GTGTCAAGCCACGATGACTTAGCCTTTGACTTACGCCCCATTCGTCATAGAGATTGCCAAGCGATATGGGATATTTTAAAAGATCCGCAAGTACAAACGTTTAACGATTACGGCACTGATATAACGAAAGGTGACGTGTATGACTTTATTCAAGGCGACATAGAACGTTTTTATAATCAACAAGGCATTCGTTTAGTTATTGTTTTACGAAGTAATGGGCAAGTTATTGGTAGCGTGGGCATATTTAACATAATTGACGGGCAGGGCATGTTGGGGTTTGAGTTATCGTCACAATACTTTGGCAAAGGAATAATGCAAAAGGTACTAGATATGCTATTTGAAAAATTGGCTACCTTTGTACCTGCCCCGCTAAACAGTGTGTTAGCCCTAGTTAACCCAAATAACAGCGCAAGTGTTAAGCTTTTAACTAAATGTGGCTTTCAACAACATGACACTCACTGGGTAAAGTACGTTAGCTAA
- a CDS encoding antibiotic biosynthesis monooxygenase family protein has protein sequence MIANTPKPPYYAVIFTNTLSDDTAGYEEMANRMVELAEQQTGYLGMESVRDGLGITVSYWQSLDAIKAWKKNVEHLNAQQLGRDKWYSAFTTRIAKIERDYSL, from the coding sequence ATGATAGCGAATACACCAAAACCGCCATATTACGCCGTGATTTTTACGAATACCTTATCTGATGATACCGCCGGTTATGAAGAAATGGCTAATAGAATGGTGGAGCTTGCAGAGCAACAAACTGGGTATTTAGGTATGGAGTCTGTTCGTGATGGTTTGGGTATTACGGTGTCGTATTGGCAAAGCTTAGATGCAATTAAAGCCTGGAAAAAAAACGTTGAGCACTTAAACGCCCAACAGCTCGGCAGAGACAAATGGTACAGCGCGTTTACAACGCGTATTGCAAAGATCGAGCGTGATTATTCATTGTGA
- the bioD gene encoding dethiobiotin synthase, translating into MKEFFITGTDTDAGKTHVTSLLLNLLAQHKQRAVGFKPIAAGAEEAFGQLVNDDALTLMESSSIGVKYNIVNPFTYEPPIAPHIAAAQVGDRLTFDKLDVAYANVKALNTDYILTEGAGGWCLPINETDLLSDWVKSQNLNVVLVVGMKLGCLNHALLTAAHFKALGVNCVGWIANHVDPNMHEQDANLETLKSALPFPLLAISPYTDGTPKLKIYKTLLEILSINP; encoded by the coding sequence ATGAAAGAATTTTTTATCACGGGTACAGACACCGATGCCGGAAAAACCCATGTCACAAGTTTATTATTAAACTTACTAGCGCAACATAAACAGCGTGCGGTGGGTTTTAAACCTATTGCAGCAGGTGCAGAAGAAGCATTTGGGCAGCTAGTCAATGATGATGCGTTAACCTTAATGGAAAGCTCATCAATTGGGGTTAAATATAACATAGTTAACCCCTTTACCTATGAGCCACCCATTGCACCACATATTGCAGCTGCCCAAGTAGGTGACAGACTGACATTTGATAAACTTGATGTTGCTTATGCAAATGTAAAAGCACTTAATACCGATTATATTCTTACAGAAGGTGCAGGCGGTTGGTGTTTACCTATCAACGAAACCGATTTACTCAGCGATTGGGTTAAGTCACAAAACCTCAATGTTGTTCTAGTAGTAGGCATGAAGCTTGGTTGCCTTAATCACGCACTATTGACAGCTGCTCACTTTAAAGCGCTAGGTGTAAATTGTGTGGGTTGGATAGCAAATCATGTAGACCCAAACATGCATGAACAAGACGCCAATTTAGAAACTTTAAAATCAGCACTACCTTTCCCGCTTTTAGCGATTAGTCCGTATACAGACGGCACTCCTAAATTAAAAATTTACAAAACCTTACTTGAAATTTTATCTATCAACCCATAA
- a CDS encoding ATP-binding protein translates to MKQVFILRGLPGSGKSYYAHSLADELVAGNESDYVVCATDDYFYNSEGVYQFDKYKLSEYHNLNLARFINALAEEIPLVIVDNTNIKKWEFIAYAQAATALGYQVKEVIVGEIKDKSLQHLYAKRCEHKVPLRMISKMAYMFEW, encoded by the coding sequence ATGAAACAAGTTTTTATTCTTCGCGGCTTACCAGGCTCAGGTAAATCATATTACGCACATAGCCTTGCTGATGAGTTGGTAGCTGGTAATGAAAGTGATTATGTCGTGTGCGCAACAGATGATTATTTTTACAATAGCGAAGGTGTGTATCAATTTGATAAGTACAAGTTATCTGAGTATCACAATCTAAACCTTGCACGCTTTATTAATGCCTTAGCAGAAGAAATCCCGTTAGTAATTGTAGATAACACTAATATTAAAAAGTGGGAATTTATTGCCTACGCTCAAGCGGCTACTGCATTGGGTTATCAAGTAAAAGAAGTGATCGTTGGTGAAATTAAAGATAAATCATTACAGCATCTTTACGCCAAGCGCTGTGAACATAAAGTACCGCTTCGAATGATCAGTAAAATGGCTTATATGTTTGAATGGTAA
- a CDS encoding group I truncated hemoglobin, with protein MFIDNTGLGVESSLFIKYGGFSRIYTVIEKFYDNILQSETLNAHFKNTNMERLIHHQTSFISSLMGGPDYISDEQLAQAHKNLGINLKDWQEMINILSLTFSEQGISEDDAKQVIAKLETKRDFIVCH; from the coding sequence ATGTTTATCGATAATACAGGACTCGGTGTGGAATCTTCTTTGTTTATCAAGTACGGTGGTTTTTCTCGAATTTATACCGTCATAGAAAAGTTTTATGACAATATTTTGCAGTCAGAAACCCTTAATGCACATTTTAAAAATACCAATATGGAAAGGCTGATTCATCATCAAACAAGTTTTATCTCATCTTTAATGGGAGGACCTGATTACATCAGTGATGAACAGCTAGCACAAGCCCATAAAAATTTAGGTATTAATCTTAAAGATTGGCAAGAAATGATAAATATCTTGTCGCTTACATTTTCTGAACAAGGAATATCAGAAGACGACGCGAAGCAAGTCATAGCTAAGCTTGAAACAAAACGAGACTTTATCGTATGTCATTAG
- the asnS gene encoding asparagine--tRNA ligase, with translation MSHLAISELLKGKVAVDSQVTVKGWIRTRRDSKAGISFLAVHDGSCFDPIQAVVPNSLNNYDEVTRLTAGCSVSVTGVLVPSAGQGQSFEIQANSVEVLGWVENPDTYPMSAKRHSIEYLREHAHLRPRTNIMGAVTRVRNCLAQAIHRFYHEQGYYWISTPIITASDCEGAGEMFRVSTLDMQNLPRTDKGDIDYSEDFFGKEAFLTVSGQLNGETYASAMSKIYTFGPTFRAENSNTSRHLAEFWMVEPEVAFADLEDIAKLAEDMLKYVFNAVLTERRDDMEFFAQRVEKTAISRLEEFVTKDFAQVDYTDAIEILKACGKKFEYPVEWGVDLQSEHERYLAEEHFNAPVVIKNYPRDIKAFYMRQNEDGKTVAAMDVVAPGIGEIIGGSQREERLDVLDKRLEEMGLNKEDYSWYRDLRKYGTVPHSGFGLGFERLVAYVTGMGNVRDVIAFPRTKGSATY, from the coding sequence ATGAGCCATTTAGCGATTTCAGAGCTATTAAAAGGCAAGGTTGCGGTAGACAGCCAAGTAACAGTAAAAGGCTGGATCCGTACACGCCGCGATTCAAAAGCAGGAATTTCATTTTTAGCCGTTCATGACGGTTCGTGTTTTGATCCTATTCAAGCGGTAGTACCTAATTCACTCAATAATTATGATGAAGTAACACGTTTAACTGCCGGTTGTTCTGTATCTGTAACAGGTGTTCTTGTGCCTTCTGCGGGTCAAGGCCAGTCTTTCGAAATTCAAGCTAACTCTGTAGAAGTATTAGGTTGGGTTGAGAATCCAGACACCTACCCTATGTCTGCTAAACGTCACAGCATTGAATATTTACGTGAACACGCACACCTTCGCCCTCGTACTAACATCATGGGCGCGGTAACCCGTGTACGTAACTGTTTAGCACAAGCGATTCACCGTTTTTATCACGAGCAAGGATACTACTGGATCAGCACACCTATCATCACTGCAAGTGACTGTGAAGGTGCCGGTGAAATGTTCCGTGTATCTACTTTAGATATGCAAAACTTACCACGCACAGATAAAGGCGACATCGATTACAGTGAAGATTTCTTCGGTAAAGAAGCATTCTTAACAGTATCTGGTCAATTAAATGGTGAGACATATGCCTCAGCAATGTCAAAAATCTATACTTTTGGCCCTACTTTCCGTGCTGAAAACTCAAACACATCTCGTCACTTAGCTGAGTTTTGGATGGTTGAACCTGAAGTTGCATTCGCAGATTTAGAAGATATCGCAAAACTTGCTGAAGACATGCTGAAATATGTTTTCAATGCAGTATTAACAGAGCGTCGCGATGATATGGAATTCTTTGCACAACGTGTTGAGAAAACAGCTATCTCACGCTTAGAAGAGTTCGTAACTAAAGATTTCGCACAAGTTGATTACACAGATGCTATCGAAATCTTAAAAGCGTGTGGTAAGAAATTCGAATACCCTGTTGAATGGGGTGTAGATTTACAGTCTGAGCACGAACGTTACCTTGCTGAAGAGCACTTTAATGCGCCAGTTGTTATTAAAAACTACCCGCGTGATATTAAAGCCTTCTATATGCGTCAAAACGAAGACGGCAAAACAGTCGCTGCAATGGACGTAGTTGCACCAGGTATTGGTGAAATCATCGGTGGCTCTCAACGTGAAGAGCGTCTAGATGTACTAGATAAGCGTCTAGAAGAAATGGGCTTAAACAAAGAAGATTACAGCTGGTACCGCGACCTTCGTAAATACGGCACTGTACCGCACTCAGGTTTTGGTCTAGGTTTTGAGCGTTTAGTTGCATATGTAACAGGTATGGGTAACGTACGTGACGTTATCGCCTTCCCACGTACAAAAGGCAGCGCGACTTACTAA
- the bioB gene encoding biotin synthase BioB, with protein MEHAVVRHDWTHQEVKALFEMPFNDLLFKAASVHRENFNPNEVQISTLLSIKTGACPEDCKYCPQSGHYKTDLDRERLMEVEKVVEQARVAKEKGATRFCMGAAWSDPKERDMPYISKMVKEVKELGLETCMTLGMLDNEKAHALKDAGLDYYNHNLDTSPEYYQQIITTRTYQDRLNTIDNVRDAGMKVCSGGIVGMGEQAADRFGLLMQLANLPQQPESVPINMLVKVKGTPLEDVEDLDHFEFIRTIAVARIMMPKSYVRLSAGRTAMNEQMQSMCFFAGANSIFYGDKLLTTENPEADADMMLIKKLGMNPETREDYSDEAVAASLSSKVADKATSELFYEA; from the coding sequence ATGGAGCACGCAGTTGTCCGTCACGATTGGACTCACCAAGAAGTAAAAGCATTATTCGAAATGCCGTTCAATGATCTGTTATTTAAAGCGGCCAGTGTGCATCGTGAAAACTTCAATCCAAATGAAGTACAAATTTCTACTTTGTTATCGATTAAAACCGGTGCTTGCCCAGAAGATTGCAAATATTGTCCTCAGTCCGGTCATTATAAAACAGACTTAGACCGTGAACGCCTTATGGAAGTAGAAAAAGTGGTTGAGCAAGCGCGTGTTGCCAAAGAAAAAGGCGCAACCCGTTTTTGTATGGGCGCTGCGTGGTCTGATCCGAAAGAACGTGACATGCCATATATTTCAAAAATGGTAAAAGAGGTTAAAGAGCTAGGCCTTGAAACCTGCATGACGCTTGGCATGCTAGATAACGAAAAAGCCCATGCATTAAAAGACGCGGGCCTTGATTATTACAACCATAACCTAGATACCTCACCTGAGTATTACCAACAGATCATTACAACACGTACTTACCAAGACCGTTTAAACACCATTGATAATGTGCGCGATGCCGGCATGAAAGTGTGCTCTGGCGGTATTGTGGGTATGGGCGAGCAAGCTGCTGACCGTTTTGGTTTATTAATGCAATTAGCAAATTTACCGCAACAGCCAGAAAGTGTACCAATTAATATGTTGGTTAAAGTGAAAGGCACGCCACTTGAAGATGTCGAAGACTTAGACCACTTTGAGTTTATTCGTACCATAGCTGTTGCACGTATAATGATGCCGAAAAGCTATGTTCGTTTATCAGCTGGTCGTACAGCGATGAATGAGCAAATGCAATCTATGTGTTTCTTTGCTGGTGCTAATTCAATTTTCTACGGTGATAAACTACTTACTACAGAAAACCCTGAAGCAGACGCTGACATGATGCTGATTAAAAAATTAGGCATGAACCCAGAAACCCGTGAAGATTATTCTGATGAAGCGGTTGCAGCATCACTTTCATCAAAAGTTGCTGATAAAGCAACATCAGAACTATTTTACGAAGCGTAA
- the bioA gene encoding adenosylmethionine--8-amino-7-oxononanoate transaminase, with product MINKQPIDLDFDREHIWHPYTSMTQPLPVYPVSHANANRIFLETGESLIDGMASWWSAIHGYCHPVLNEAITTQVNKMSHVMFGGLTHEPAVELSKKLVSMTPESLDKVFLADSGSVSVEVAIKMALQYWLSQGYTSKQKLMTPLKGYHGDTFAAMSVCDPVNSMHSMYSGFLPEHVFVPAPSAKFNGEFSPAEADTLESYFAAHHQDVAAFIIEPIVQNAGGMNFYHPDYLKHLRILCDKYDVLLICDEIATGFGRTGTLFAVEHANIEPDILCIGKALTGGMMTLSATLTTSKVAVGISEGEAGVLMHGPTFMGNPLACATACASIDLLLEQPWQEQIEHINDVLTTQLAKCKQLDAVVDVRTLGAIGVVELNRSVDVAKIQRFFIEQGVWIRPFGKLIYLMPPYISDEQSLTKLCNAIYAAIEQQAY from the coding sequence ATGATTAATAAACAACCGATAGATTTAGATTTTGATCGTGAGCATATTTGGCACCCTTATACTTCTATGACTCAGCCCCTTCCCGTTTACCCAGTCAGTCATGCCAATGCAAATCGTATTTTCTTAGAAACAGGTGAAAGCCTAATAGATGGTATGGCCTCTTGGTGGAGTGCAATTCATGGTTACTGCCACCCTGTTTTAAATGAGGCAATCACTACACAGGTTAACAAAATGAGTCATGTCATGTTTGGTGGCTTAACTCATGAGCCCGCTGTTGAACTGAGTAAAAAGCTAGTCAGTATGACACCTGAGTCACTCGATAAGGTGTTCTTAGCCGACAGTGGCTCTGTGAGTGTTGAAGTTGCTATAAAAATGGCGTTGCAATACTGGTTAAGCCAAGGTTATACCAGCAAACAAAAGTTAATGACGCCTCTTAAGGGCTACCATGGCGATACCTTTGCAGCCATGAGCGTTTGCGATCCGGTTAATTCAATGCACAGCATGTACTCAGGGTTTTTACCTGAACATGTTTTTGTACCTGCGCCAAGTGCTAAATTTAATGGCGAGTTTAGCCCTGCTGAAGCTGATACGCTTGAAAGCTACTTTGCTGCTCACCACCAAGATGTTGCGGCATTTATCATTGAACCCATTGTACAAAATGCTGGGGGAATGAATTTTTACCACCCTGATTACTTAAAACACCTGCGCATTCTTTGTGATAAGTATGATGTTTTACTTATTTGTGACGAAATCGCTACAGGCTTTGGTCGCACCGGTACCTTGTTTGCTGTTGAGCACGCCAACATAGAGCCGGATATTTTATGTATTGGCAAGGCTCTAACGGGCGGCATGATGACGCTCTCAGCGACATTAACCACCAGCAAAGTCGCTGTTGGTATTAGTGAAGGTGAAGCCGGCGTATTAATGCATGGACCAACATTTATGGGTAACCCACTTGCCTGTGCCACAGCCTGCGCGAGTATTGATTTACTGTTAGAGCAACCGTGGCAAGAACAAATTGAACATATAAATGATGTACTAACAACCCAGCTTGCAAAGTGTAAGCAACTTGATGCAGTCGTTGATGTGCGGACATTGGGGGCTATTGGAGTTGTTGAGCTTAATAGAAGTGTAGATGTAGCAAAGATTCAACGCTTTTTTATAGAGCAAGGTGTGTGGATACGCCCGTTTGGTAAGTTAATTTATTTGATGCCGCCTTACATAAGCGACGAACAAAGCTTAACTAAGTTATGCAATGCTATTTATGCAGCCATTGAACAACAGGCGTATTGA
- a CDS encoding DUF3859 domain-containing protein, which produces MAKAKPITSIESYGIYSHWDAKEKDLPQITEFTTDVPAQLDIEFGFIVNIKKAKGQKIKFCVYHPDIPDEDDEIMPPFEGEQYVKTNDWQFYLGDTIWAPVDNKVGIWRMTIELNGHIIADKSFNLLMEAEGTATEFWKHRGY; this is translated from the coding sequence ATGGCAAAAGCCAAACCAATTACCAGTATTGAAAGTTACGGTATTTACAGTCATTGGGATGCAAAAGAGAAAGACCTGCCTCAAATCACCGAATTTACAACAGACGTTCCTGCACAGTTAGATATTGAATTTGGCTTTATTGTTAATATTAAAAAGGCCAAAGGACAAAAAATTAAATTTTGCGTTTACCACCCAGATATCCCCGATGAAGATGACGAGATCATGCCACCATTTGAGGGTGAGCAGTACGTTAAAACAAACGATTGGCAGTTTTATTTAGGTGATACGATATGGGCACCTGTTGACAATAAAGTAGGTATATGGCGCATGACTATTGAGTTAAATGGCCATATAATTGCCGATAAATCCTTTAACTTATTAATGGAAGCCGAAGGCACTGCCACTGAATTTTGGAAGCATCGCGGTTATTAA